A window of Desulfobotulus pelophilus genomic DNA:
ATCACCCGTTTTCATTCTCCTCAAAGCAATCTCGATACGGTTTTTTTCCGCATTGAGCATTTCACTTGTAGCCCTGGACATGGCCCGCTGCTGCATGGCATCCATCCTGGAAAGCCGTCCTACGCGAGTCTGATCCAACTCCACAGGAGCGTTTTCTTCCCTTGAAAGACTCTGGATATCCAGAATTTCCTGCCTGCGCTCTTCAAGACGCTGCCTGAAGTCGGCCATTTTCTGTTCTTCCATACTACAGCCTTTCTCAAAAAAATGCTGGCCACCTGCAACAAAGAACACGCCATATCAGGGTGCCTTTCTTTTTCAACGGCACAGGAGGTCTCCCGCCATGGCATATGTGGCCAAACATTTGTTGCATGAAACACACAGGTTATTTCTATCCCCGGCAGCCCGCCTCCGGACAGGCTCGGACTCCCGTATTAAAGGACGAGAGATGAATCCCTAACCTACAAGCCCGCAACGGAGACTCCGCCCTGGACTCATGAGCGGACAAAGTGACCGGGAAGAAGCATCCCGCCACAATGTCCGGTCTCGGAAAATTCCGCCGTGAATCATCAGAGCCTGCCAGCTCCTACAGACAGCGATCCAGAATCCTGCCACTGATTTCAGGTGTAATGTCTCTATGTTCTCCCAGTTTTTTCATCCCATGGGCCTGCAGCTGCTCAACAACACGGGAAATACCCTCGGCTCCTATGCCGTAATCACTCAGCCGGGTTTTCACCCCCATCCGCTCAAAAAATTCACGGGTCTTTTCAATGGCCGCATCCATAACCGCCTCTTTATCAGCCCCCTCTAAGCCCCATATCCGCTTCGCATACTGGAGCAGTTTTTCCCCTTTTGGCTCTCTGCGCTCCTGCAGCACCCCCGGAAGCACAATCGCAAGGGTCTGCGCATGGTCCAGCCCATAAAGGGCTGTCAGCTCATGGCCAATCATGTGGGTGGTCCAGTCCTGTGGTACCCCTGCCCCTATCAAACCATTAAGGGCCATCGTTGCAGTCCACATCAGATTGGCCCTGATGCCATAATCATCGGGCGCTTCAAGGGCTCTGGGACCTTCTTCAATGAGGGTCTGAAGCAGCCCTTCGGAAAAACGGTCCTGCACCTTTGCGCCCGCAGGCCAGGTCAGATACTGCTCCATTACATGAACAAAAGCGTCGATCACGCCATTGCTGATCTGCCGGTCAGGCAGTGTATAGGTGGTTTCAGGATCCAGTATGGAGAAAACCGGAAACACGTGGGGGCTTGCAAAGGGCAGTTTGGCCTGCAGGGATTTTCTTGTAATCACACTGCCGCTGTTCATTTCTGAACCTGTGGCAGGCAGGGTCAGAACCGTACCAAAGGGTAAAGCCTTCTGAATTCCGGCTCCTCTCTTTGTCAGGATATCCCATGGTTCTCCTTCAAACAAGGCTGCTGCAGCCATAAATTTGGTACCGTCTATAACCGATCCTCCACCAACGGCCAGAAGAAAATCGATTCCTTCTGAGCGCAGTCTTTCCACCCCTTCCATCAGAGTTTCATAGCTGGGATTGGGTTCTATCCCGGCAAACTCTCTCACATCATATCCCTTGAGGGCCTCTTTCACCTGATCCAGCACACCGTTCCGCCGGACACTCCCGCCGCCATATGTAATGAGAACCCTTGTGGATGGAGGAATTTTTCCGCGCAGGGCCGCAATCTCGCCTCTGCCAAATATAATTTCCGTGGGATTGTACAGTCTAAAATTCTGCATTCTTTTCACCCTTCCCTTTCGGATTCCACTATGTCTGAATATTCTATCCCATGCACTTACCAGCAAACAGCGCAGGCTGCACCACACCAAAAGACACCTTCTTATATCACAAAAAAACAGACAAACCTGCACACCAACGGAGCAGGTAGAAACTACTTTGTCTTACGCCGGAATTACTGTACCATCCATAAAAAAAGCGCAGACTGGCAGCCACCTACAGAACCGCACCGGTTTTTTCCTATTCGATAAAAACAGACTGGAGAATGTATGAGTACGGAAAAAGAAGAAAAAAGAAAAAAACAGGACACCATCCTCCAGCAGGAAATACGGAACAACAGAAAATTTTCCATGGCCGAAGCCATAGGCCGGGAGGGT
This region includes:
- a CDS encoding TraR/DksA family transcriptional regulator, which codes for MEEQKMADFRQRLEERRQEILDIQSLSREENAPVELDQTRVGRLSRMDAMQQRAMSRATSEMLNAEKNRIEIALRRMKTGDYGYCMHCDEEIFHGRLQVDPSMLVCITCARSAEKP
- a CDS encoding iron-containing alcohol dehydrogenase translates to MQNFRLYNPTEIIFGRGEIAALRGKIPPSTRVLITYGGGSVRRNGVLDQVKEALKGYDVREFAGIEPNPSYETLMEGVERLRSEGIDFLLAVGGGSVIDGTKFMAAAALFEGEPWDILTKRGAGIQKALPFGTVLTLPATGSEMNSGSVITRKSLQAKLPFASPHVFPVFSILDPETTYTLPDRQISNGVIDAFVHVMEQYLTWPAGAKVQDRFSEGLLQTLIEEGPRALEAPDDYGIRANLMWTATMALNGLIGAGVPQDWTTHMIGHELTALYGLDHAQTLAIVLPGVLQERREPKGEKLLQYAKRIWGLEGADKEAVMDAAIEKTREFFERMGVKTRLSDYGIGAEGISRVVEQLQAHGMKKLGEHRDITPEISGRILDRCL